The Pectobacterium parmentieri genome segment TAAGAAAAAAGGATGTGCGCGTGTTGGCATCTACCCGTAACTGGTTACGCTATAAATTACCAAAGCGTTTGGTGCGTTGGGATACAAAACCGGTCTGTATCGGCCAAAAGCAGAAATGGTTTTTGCTACAGTTGATGTGTAATGAGTCGGATATTAATATGCAGAGCAGCGGCACGCCGGAATTTGATGGCTGGCGCTGGGTGAGTTACTGGTATCCGGTACGTCAGGTCGTCTCTTTTAAGCGGGATGTGTATCGTCGCGTGATGAAGGAATTTATCAACCCGGTGATCCTGCTTCAGGAGAGTGTTGCGG includes the following:
- the rppH gene encoding RNA pyrophosphohydrolase; translated protein: MIDDDGYRPNVGIVICNRQGQVMWARRYGQHSWQFPQGGINPGESPEQAMFRELFEEVGLRKKDVRVLASTRNWLRYKLPKRLVRWDTKPVCIGQKQKWFLLQLMCNESDINMQSSGTPEFDGWRWVSYWYPVRQVVSFKRDVYRRVMKEFINPVILLQESVAVRMAPPPPGPRRKRG